From one Streptomyces sp. R41 genomic stretch:
- a CDS encoding cupin domain-containing protein: MSLFVPKFDSSVIVRAAEAETIDDDPNGVFTLLADSSASGGALSTVRVNLTAGTDGAPPHLHRHSAEMFFLLDGAAEILSGDDIVTAERSDLLIVPPGKPHAFAATPGAGADILIVITPGVERFEYFRHIQRIRLGEVGRESLLEVQELYDNHFLNSEAWSARR; encoded by the coding sequence ATGTCACTGTTCGTGCCGAAGTTCGACTCGTCCGTGATCGTCCGTGCGGCGGAGGCCGAGACGATCGATGATGATCCCAACGGTGTTTTCACGCTGCTGGCTGACAGCAGCGCGTCTGGTGGGGCGCTGTCCACTGTGCGGGTCAACCTGACGGCGGGCACCGACGGCGCCCCACCGCATCTGCACCGGCACTCCGCGGAGATGTTCTTCCTGCTGGATGGTGCCGCCGAGATCCTCTCCGGCGACGACATCGTCACCGCGGAACGCAGCGATCTCCTCATCGTCCCGCCGGGCAAGCCGCACGCCTTCGCCGCCACCCCCGGCGCCGGCGCCGACATCCTCATCGTGATTACCCCGGGCGTCGAGCGCTTCGAGTACTTCCGCCACATCCAGCGCATCCGCCTGGGCGAGGTCGGCCGGGAAAGTCTGCTGGAGGTCCAGGAGCTCTACGACAACCACTTCCTGAACAGCGAGGCATGGTCCGCGCGCCGCTGA
- a CDS encoding RidA family protein gives MTVRSRELSFGMPWEAQYGYSQAVQVGDTLYVSGQVSHDSTGAFVGAGDFELQVRTTFENLDRVLEHFGATRNQIVETTVLAMDLRENFDTLARLHAAYCGDHRPTSTVMGVADLALPDQLVEIGAVVRLDVTH, from the coding sequence GTGACTGTTCGGTCCAGGGAACTCAGCTTCGGTATGCCGTGGGAAGCCCAATACGGGTACAGCCAGGCAGTTCAAGTCGGCGACACGCTCTATGTCTCCGGGCAGGTGTCGCACGACAGCACCGGGGCCTTCGTCGGGGCGGGAGACTTCGAGCTCCAGGTGCGGACGACTTTCGAAAACCTCGACCGGGTGCTGGAGCACTTCGGCGCCACCCGCAACCAAATCGTCGAGACCACCGTCTTGGCCATGGACCTGCGGGAAAACTTCGACACCCTCGCCAGGCTGCACGCCGCGTACTGCGGCGACCACCGGCCCACCAGCACCGTCATGGGCGTGGCCGACCTCGCGCTGCCCGACCAGCTCGTCGAGATCGGCGCGGTCGTCCGCCTTGACGTGACGCACTGA